The following coding sequences are from one Betaproteobacteria bacterium window:
- a CDS encoding rhomboid family intramembrane serine protease: MREKYNLALPASLAVMTQPFSADTGPAPDHFYPGAHCGLRSSRRMLRLAGVLIAGVCLLLLLRAPLEGAVGLALCAAGLAWAEWKFRHRLDPARPAVSLDGQGIASESFAGGQKRLLWEEVAGVDFGLGAGGAGLSFALEGGGKAVALPLSALDGADQERLLAAAVARLNACRAASGKALLRDPLVEEREFHDRLYALAPVTWVVWTLVLTNGAVWLWGLGHGGTLLHNSADLLLAWGGNAASEVQRGEVWRLLSAAFLHGGLLHLAMNMVGLASAGAVVERIYGHRLFLLLYLGSALLGSAFSLHFGAQKVVAVGASGAVFGITGALLVALLQHRSSLPKAFGKQQIGSLLFFIGYALIFGFVQEGIDNAAHVGGLVGGCLLALVLPERFDLEHFAATWRFRAAVAGVATAATVAAVVALAPPAQVDVAGVHDGNARFPRAMAEFDAAIKALQHEFKEKEAGRVSERQLDDWGRQNLLPRLQRVQQELGATYLSPTDPRRPFLAETRHMVDLLVEATRMQTHYPEGGGEGVAADPERARALEAEIKASGERIARLVKGGGRGATRE, encoded by the coding sequence ATGCGTGAGAAGTACAATCTCGCTCTCCCTGCCTCCCTCGCAGTCATGACCCAGCCGTTTTCTGCCGACACCGGCCCCGCCCCGGACCACTTCTACCCCGGCGCCCACTGCGGCCTGCGTTCGTCGCGCCGCATGCTGCGGCTGGCGGGCGTGCTCATCGCCGGGGTTTGCCTGCTGCTCCTGCTGCGGGCGCCGCTGGAAGGGGCGGTGGGGCTGGCGCTTTGTGCCGCGGGCCTCGCCTGGGCGGAATGGAAATTCCGGCATCGTCTCGATCCCGCTCGCCCCGCGGTGAGTCTGGACGGGCAGGGCATCGCCTCGGAATCCTTTGCCGGCGGGCAGAAACGCCTGCTCTGGGAGGAAGTGGCTGGAGTCGACTTTGGCCTGGGCGCCGGGGGGGCCGGGCTCTCCTTTGCGCTGGAGGGGGGCGGGAAGGCGGTGGCGCTGCCCCTGTCCGCCCTGGACGGGGCTGACCAGGAACGGCTTCTGGCGGCGGCCGTCGCCCGGCTCAATGCCTGCCGGGCCGCGAGCGGCAAGGCGCTGCTGCGGGATCCCCTGGTCGAGGAGCGGGAATTCCACGATCGGCTCTACGCCCTGGCCCCCGTCACCTGGGTCGTCTGGACCCTGGTTCTGACCAACGGCGCCGTCTGGCTCTGGGGCCTGGGCCACGGGGGAACTCTCCTGCACAACAGCGCCGACTTGCTTCTCGCCTGGGGCGGCAACGCCGCTTCCGAAGTGCAGCGGGGCGAAGTCTGGCGCCTGCTGAGTGCCGCCTTCCTGCACGGCGGGCTGCTCCATCTGGCCATGAACATGGTGGGTCTGGCCAGCGCCGGAGCGGTGGTCGAACGCATCTACGGCCATCGTCTCTTTCTCCTCCTCTACCTTGGCTCCGCCCTCCTGGGCAGCGCCTTCAGCCTGCATTTCGGTGCCCAGAAGGTCGTCGCCGTGGGGGCTTCCGGCGCCGTGTTCGGCATTACCGGGGCGCTGCTCGTCGCGCTGCTGCAGCACCGCAGCAGCCTGCCCAAGGCCTTCGGCAAGCAGCAGATCGGCTCCCTGCTCTTCTTCATCGGCTACGCCCTCATCTTCGGATTTGTCCAGGAGGGCATCGACAATGCCGCCCACGTCGGCGGGCTCGTCGGCGGCTGTCTCCTGGCCTTGGTGCTGCCCGAGCGCTTCGATCTCGAGCACTTCGCTGCCACTTGGCGCTTCCGGGCCGCGGTGGCGGGCGTCGCCACGGCGGCGACGGTGGCCGCGGTCGTGGCTCTGGCGCCACCGGCCCAGGTGGACGTGGCGGGGGTGCACGACGGCAACGCCCGCTTCCCGCGGGCCATGGCGGAATTCGACGCCGCCATCAAGGCCCTGCAGCACGAGTTCAAGGAGAAGGAGGCTGGGCGCGTGAGCGAGCGCCAACTCGACGACTGGGGCCGCCAGAACCTTCTGCCCCGGCTGCAGCGGGTGCAGCAGGAATTGGGCGCGACCTATCTGAGCCCCACCGATCCCCGCCGCCCCTTCCTGGCCGAGACGCGCCACATGGTCGATCTGCTCGTCGAGGCCACCCGCATGCAGACCCACTATCCGGAAGGCGGTGGAGAAGGCGTCGCCGCGGACCCGGAACGCGCCCGGGCGCTGGAGGCGGAGATCAAGGCCAGCGGCGAGCGGATCGCCCGGCTGGTCAAGGGGGGTGGCCGAGGGGCTACCCGCGAGTAA
- a CDS encoding prohibitin family protein, which yields MSERIRNLAENLRHSLGRGAGRLGGQVAERQRSLIALAVAGLGVWSLYTHPPVQGVERGEVGLRINQLTGATVEFQEGAVFALPGIHELRRYALRDQTYRPAGAESAAGRAPFQTVEGLSIGLDIAVRYALDPARIGSTARALPEDIGGEVVDPAVQGVVYKILARYTVREIFSTKRQEIRDAIEAELKPLLERDGIRLKQVLVGKVDLPADYRAGMERLLAEELASEKMRYTLELKEKQVKQTELEALADKTRRETAAAAAGEEQIIAAKAQAESMKHILPFKQKQIEQRGFEAEAEKIARIKSAEGSAQARQIEAQGEAESRRKLADAEAYRQDRLGRISSEQLARDGALIQKNPLLIQKAMADKLSDKIQVIIAPPPGDGGFIGAALLGGKGGRPQAAVQADLPSDDGEGE from the coding sequence ATGTCTGAACGTATCCGTAACCTGGCTGAAAACCTGCGCCACTCCCTGGGCCGCGGCGCCGGTCGCCTGGGCGGGCAGGTGGCCGAACGCCAGCGCAGCCTGATCGCCCTGGCCGTCGCCGGCCTCGGTGTCTGGAGTCTTTACACCCATCCGCCGGTGCAGGGTGTCGAGCGCGGCGAGGTGGGGCTGCGCATCAACCAGCTGACCGGGGCGACGGTCGAATTTCAGGAAGGCGCGGTGTTCGCCCTGCCCGGCATCCACGAGTTGCGTCGCTACGCCCTGCGCGACCAGACCTACCGCCCGGCCGGGGCCGAGAGTGCCGCCGGGCGCGCGCCCTTCCAGACCGTCGAGGGCCTGTCCATCGGCCTGGACATCGCCGTGCGCTACGCCCTCGACCCGGCCCGCATCGGCAGCACGGCCCGCGCCCTGCCCGAGGACATCGGCGGCGAAGTGGTCGATCCGGCGGTCCAGGGCGTGGTGTACAAGATTCTGGCCCGCTACACGGTACGGGAAATTTTCTCCACCAAGCGCCAGGAAATCCGCGACGCCATCGAAGCCGAACTGAAGCCCCTGCTCGAACGGGACGGCATCCGCCTGAAGCAGGTTCTGGTGGGCAAGGTGGATCTGCCCGCCGACTACCGGGCCGGCATGGAGAGGCTGCTGGCCGAGGAACTGGCCAGCGAAAAGATGCGCTACACCCTGGAGCTGAAGGAAAAGCAGGTCAAGCAGACCGAACTGGAAGCCCTGGCCGACAAGACCCGGCGTGAGACCGCCGCGGCGGCCGCGGGGGAGGAGCAGATCATTGCCGCCAAGGCCCAGGCGGAATCGATGAAGCACATCCTGCCCTTCAAGCAGAAGCAGATCGAGCAGCGGGGCTTCGAGGCGGAGGCGGAAAAGATCGCCCGCATCAAGAGCGCCGAAGGGTCCGCCCAGGCGCGTCAGATCGAGGCCCAGGGCGAAGCCGAGTCGCGCCGCAAGCTGGCCGACGCCGAGGCCTATCGCCAGGATCGCCTAGGCAGGATCAGCAGCGAACAACTGGCCCGGGACGGCGCCCTCATCCAGAAGAACCCGCTCCTCATCCAGAAGGCCATGGCCGACAAGCTGTCGGACAAGATCCAGGTCATCATCGCCCCGCCCCCCGGGGATGGGGGATTCATCGGCGCCGCGCTCCTGGGCGGCAAGGGCGGCCGTCCGCAGGCGGCGGTCCAGGCTGACTTGCCCTCCGACGACGGCGAGGGGGAATGA
- a CDS encoding response regulator transcription factor encodes MTKVAVIEDDVPTSNQLRDWILAARPGLVVDQWFDRDAAEAAIAREDYALVTLDIELGRERHAGVAIINAINKTGRGTPVLVVSAMPAALYRSIMKALDAWDYLQKTSFAEADFIETFLEILRAARDRPGAKETPAPDAELSLDPLRQAAPLWRGQRVNLPLTAQRILAALHARRGEVVSYDELFAVVKSGRNRDNIRKHISTIREAFRELDESFERIENVPMRGFRWSDQILPRA; translated from the coding sequence ATGACCAAGGTCGCCGTCATCGAGGACGACGTTCCCACCAGCAATCAGTTGCGCGACTGGATTCTCGCCGCCCGGCCGGGGCTGGTCGTCGATCAGTGGTTCGACCGGGACGCCGCCGAGGCGGCCATTGCCCGGGAGGATTACGCCCTGGTCACCCTGGACATCGAGCTGGGCCGGGAGCGCCACGCGGGGGTCGCCATCATCAACGCCATCAACAAGACCGGCCGCGGCACGCCGGTGCTGGTGGTATCGGCCATGCCGGCAGCGCTGTACCGCAGCATCATGAAGGCCCTGGACGCCTGGGACTATCTCCAGAAAACCAGCTTTGCCGAAGCGGACTTCATCGAAACTTTTCTGGAAATCCTGCGCGCCGCCCGGGACCGCCCCGGCGCCAAGGAGACCCCCGCGCCCGACGCCGAGCTTTCCCTCGATCCCCTGCGCCAGGCGGCGCCCCTGTGGCGGGGCCAGCGGGTCAACCTGCCCCTGACCGCCCAGCGCATCCTGGCCGCGCTCCATGCACGGCGCGGCGAGGTGGTGTCCTACGACGAACTGTTCGCCGTGGTGAAAAGCGGGCGCAACCGGGACAACATCCGGAAGCACATCAGCACCATCCGCGAGGCCTTCCGGGAACTGGACGAGTCCTTCGAGCGCATCGAGAACGTGCCCATGCGCGGCTTCCGCTGGTCCGACCAAATCCTGCCGCGCGCATGA